One genomic segment of Suricata suricatta isolate VVHF042 chromosome 16, meerkat_22Aug2017_6uvM2_HiC, whole genome shotgun sequence includes these proteins:
- the ZNF227 gene encoding zinc finger protein 227 isoform X5, translating to MSLFKEAVTFKDVAVAFTEEELGLLDSAQRKLYQDVMLENFRNLVSVGHQPLKQDKWHLEREEKRSLMKTATQLERNVGGNSQSERRTVQDRGPHEELSCWQIWQHIASDLTRWQNSMRNSSQFRKLGDLPCQPGAGLSVLISEDENCELNCKVAGPNGTGNSEFPILRAQDSWRKTSLTESQSYQNGYQQISMKNLLCRCKQDVDEIGWIAHPLDHGIHGSDKSYHHDDYEKDRVKVSTLNQDGTIHTGQKPYRCNECEKAFSDLSALDLHKQLHSEVKSHTCRECGKAFRYSSVLRIHQTVHGGQEGYTCGECGKGFSPSSLLQSHRKVHTIEKPFKCEECGKAFGCRSALTVHGKVHTGEKPHSCEECGRAFSQVSHLQDHQRVHTGEKPFRCEACGKSFSRNSHLQSHQRVHTGEKPYKCEECGKGFICSSNLYIHQRVHTGEKPYKCEECGKGFSRPSSLQAHQGVHTGEKSYICNVCGKGFTLSSNLQAHQRVHTGEKPYKCDECGKSFRRNSHYQVHLVVHTGEKPYKCEVCGKGFSQSSYLQIHLKAHSIEKPYKCEECGQGFNQSSRLQIHQLIHTGEKPHKCEECGKGFSRRADLRIHCRIHTGEKPYNCEECGKVFRQASNLLAHQRVHSGEKPFKCTECGKSFGRSSHLQAHQKVHTGEKPYKCEECGKGFKWSLNLDMHQRVHTGEKPYKCGECGKHFSQASSLQLHQSVHTGEKPYKCDVCTKVFSRSSQLQSHQRVHTGEKPYKCETCGKTFSWRSNLTIHHRIHTGDKSYKSSRTGKNNRESTQENSCIK from the exons GAGGCAGTGACGTTCAAGGACGTGGCAGTGGCCTTCAcggaggaggagctggggctgCTGGACTCTGCCCAGAGGAAGCTGTACCAGGATGTGATGTTAGAAAACTTCCGGAACCTCGTCTCAGTGG GACATCAACCTTTGAAACAAGATAAATGGcatctagaaagagaagagaagcgTTCGTTGATGAAGACAGCAACCCAGTTGGAGAGAAATGTGG GAGGGAACAGTCAAAGCGAGCGGAGGACTGTTCAAGACAGAGGACCACATGAAGAGCTTTCCTGCTGGCAAATCTGGCAACACATTGCAAGTGACCTAACCAGGTGGCAGAACTCCATGAGAAATAGTTCTCAGTTTCGCAAACTGGGTGATCTGCCCTGCCAGCCTGGCGCGGGACTGTCTGTTCTGATTTCTGAAGATGAGAACTGTGAGCTAAATTGCAAAGTGGCTGGGCCCAATGGTACTGGAAACTCAGAGTTTCCTATTTTGAGAGCCCAAGACTCTTGGAGGAAAACCTCTTTGACTGAGTCACAGAGTTATCAGAACGGATATCAGCAAATTTCCATGAAGAATCTTCTGTGTCGGTGTAAACAGGATGTTGATGAGATTGGCTGGATTGCACATCCCCTCGATCATGGAATACATGGGAGTGACAAATCTTACCACCATGATGATTATGAGAAAGACCGCGTGAAGGTTTCAACATTGAACCAGGATGGTACAATTCACACAGGACAGAAACCTTACCGATGTAATGAATGTGAAAAAGCCTTCAGTGATCTCTCCGCCTTGGATCTTCATAAACAGTTACACTCAGAGGTGAAGTCTCACACGTGTAGAGAGTGTGGGAAAGCTTTCCGTTACAGCTCAGTTCTTCGTATTCATCAGACGGTTCACGGGGGACAGGAAGGCTATACGTGTGGTGAGTGTGGCAAGGGATTCAGTCCAAGCTCCCTTCTGCAAAGCCATCGGAAAGTCCACACCATAGAGAAGCCATTCAAATGTgaggaatgtgggaaagcctttggTTGTAGATCAGCACTTACCGTTCATGGCAAAGTGCACACAGGAGAAAAACCTCACAGCTGTGAGGAGTGTGGGAGGGCCTTCAGTCAGGTCTCTCATCTGCAGGACCATCAGAGGGTCCACACTGGGGAGAAACCATTCAGATGTGAAGCGTGCGGTAAAAGCTTCAGTCGGAATTCGCACCTTCAGTCCCATCAGAGAGTCCATACGGGAGAGAAACCGTACAAGTGTGAGGAGTGTGGGAAGGGCTTCATTTGTAGCTCAAATCTATACATTCATCAGAGGGTCCACACAGGAGAAAAGCCCTACAAATGTGAGGAATGTGGTAAAGGCTTTAGTCGGCCTTCAAGTCTTCAGGCCCATCAGGGagtccacactggagagaaatcCTACATCTGTAATGTGTGCGGTAAAGGCTTTACTCTGAGTTCAAATCTTCAAGCACATCAGAGAgtccacacaggagagaaaccgtACAAGTGTGATGAGTGTGGGAAGAGCTTCAGGAGGAACTCCCATTATCAAGTTCATCTTGTGGTCCACACGGGGGAGAAACCCTACAAATGTGAGGTATGTGGGAAAGGCTTCAGTCAGAGTTCCTATCTTCAAATCCATCTGAAGGCCCACAGCATAGAGAAGCCTTACAAGTGTGAGGAGTGTGGGCAGGGCTTCAATCAAAGTTCCCGACTTCAGATTCACCAGCtgatccacactggagagaaaccccaCAAATGTGAAGAGTGTGGGAAGGGATTCAGTCGTAGAGCGGACCTCAGAATTCACTGCAGAatccacacaggagagaaaccatataaTTGCGAGGAGTGTGGGAAAGTTTTCAGGCAGGCCTCAAATCTTCTGGCCCATCAGAGAGTTCACAGCGGAGAGAAACCTTTCAAATGCACAGAGTGTGGGAAGAGCTTTGGTCGCAGTTCACACCTTCAGGCCCATCAAAAGgtccacactggagagaagccatACAAGTGTGAGGAGTGTGGGAAGGGCTTCAAGTGGAGCTTGAATCTTGACATGCATCAGAGGGTCcacacaggggagaaaccctACAAGTGTGGGGAGTGTGGGAAGCACTTCAGTCAGGCCTCAAGTCTTCAGCTTCACCAGAGCgtccacactggagagaagccgTACAAATGTGATGTGTGCACCAAGGTCTTCAGTCGGTCTTCACAGCTACAGTCTCACCAGAGAGTCCACACAGGGGAGAAACCTTACAAGTGTGAGACCTGTGGTAAGACATTCAGCTGGCGATCCAATCTTACCATCCATCACAGGATCCACACTGGTGATAAATCTTATAAAAGCAGTAGGACCGGTAAGAACAACAGAGAATCTACCCAGGAAAACAGTTGtataaaatga
- the ZNF227 gene encoding zinc finger protein 227 isoform X6, translating to MLENFRNLVSVGHQPLKQDKWHLEREEKRSLMKTATQLERNVGGNSQSERRTVQDRGPHEELSCWQIWQHIASDLTRWQNSMRNSSQFRKLGDLPCQPGAGLSVLISEDENCELNCKVAGPNGTGNSEFPILRAQDSWRKTSLTESQSYQNGYQQISMKNLLCRCKQDVDEIGWIAHPLDHGIHGSDKSYHHDDYEKDRVKVSTLNQDGTIHTGQKPYRCNECEKAFSDLSALDLHKQLHSEVKSHTCRECGKAFRYSSVLRIHQTVHGGQEGYTCGECGKGFSPSSLLQSHRKVHTIEKPFKCEECGKAFGCRSALTVHGKVHTGEKPHSCEECGRAFSQVSHLQDHQRVHTGEKPFRCEACGKSFSRNSHLQSHQRVHTGEKPYKCEECGKGFICSSNLYIHQRVHTGEKPYKCEECGKGFSRPSSLQAHQGVHTGEKSYICNVCGKGFTLSSNLQAHQRVHTGEKPYKCDECGKSFRRNSHYQVHLVVHTGEKPYKCEVCGKGFSQSSYLQIHLKAHSIEKPYKCEECGQGFNQSSRLQIHQLIHTGEKPHKCEECGKGFSRRADLRIHCRIHTGEKPYNCEECGKVFRQASNLLAHQRVHSGEKPFKCTECGKSFGRSSHLQAHQKVHTGEKPYKCEECGKGFKWSLNLDMHQRVHTGEKPYKCGECGKHFSQASSLQLHQSVHTGEKPYKCDVCTKVFSRSSQLQSHQRVHTGEKPYKCETCGKTFSWRSNLTIHHRIHTGDKSYKSSRTGKNNRESTQENSCIK from the exons ATGTTAGAAAACTTCCGGAACCTCGTCTCAGTGG GACATCAACCTTTGAAACAAGATAAATGGcatctagaaagagaagagaagcgTTCGTTGATGAAGACAGCAACCCAGTTGGAGAGAAATGTGG GAGGGAACAGTCAAAGCGAGCGGAGGACTGTTCAAGACAGAGGACCACATGAAGAGCTTTCCTGCTGGCAAATCTGGCAACACATTGCAAGTGACCTAACCAGGTGGCAGAACTCCATGAGAAATAGTTCTCAGTTTCGCAAACTGGGTGATCTGCCCTGCCAGCCTGGCGCGGGACTGTCTGTTCTGATTTCTGAAGATGAGAACTGTGAGCTAAATTGCAAAGTGGCTGGGCCCAATGGTACTGGAAACTCAGAGTTTCCTATTTTGAGAGCCCAAGACTCTTGGAGGAAAACCTCTTTGACTGAGTCACAGAGTTATCAGAACGGATATCAGCAAATTTCCATGAAGAATCTTCTGTGTCGGTGTAAACAGGATGTTGATGAGATTGGCTGGATTGCACATCCCCTCGATCATGGAATACATGGGAGTGACAAATCTTACCACCATGATGATTATGAGAAAGACCGCGTGAAGGTTTCAACATTGAACCAGGATGGTACAATTCACACAGGACAGAAACCTTACCGATGTAATGAATGTGAAAAAGCCTTCAGTGATCTCTCCGCCTTGGATCTTCATAAACAGTTACACTCAGAGGTGAAGTCTCACACGTGTAGAGAGTGTGGGAAAGCTTTCCGTTACAGCTCAGTTCTTCGTATTCATCAGACGGTTCACGGGGGACAGGAAGGCTATACGTGTGGTGAGTGTGGCAAGGGATTCAGTCCAAGCTCCCTTCTGCAAAGCCATCGGAAAGTCCACACCATAGAGAAGCCATTCAAATGTgaggaatgtgggaaagcctttggTTGTAGATCAGCACTTACCGTTCATGGCAAAGTGCACACAGGAGAAAAACCTCACAGCTGTGAGGAGTGTGGGAGGGCCTTCAGTCAGGTCTCTCATCTGCAGGACCATCAGAGGGTCCACACTGGGGAGAAACCATTCAGATGTGAAGCGTGCGGTAAAAGCTTCAGTCGGAATTCGCACCTTCAGTCCCATCAGAGAGTCCATACGGGAGAGAAACCGTACAAGTGTGAGGAGTGTGGGAAGGGCTTCATTTGTAGCTCAAATCTATACATTCATCAGAGGGTCCACACAGGAGAAAAGCCCTACAAATGTGAGGAATGTGGTAAAGGCTTTAGTCGGCCTTCAAGTCTTCAGGCCCATCAGGGagtccacactggagagaaatcCTACATCTGTAATGTGTGCGGTAAAGGCTTTACTCTGAGTTCAAATCTTCAAGCACATCAGAGAgtccacacaggagagaaaccgtACAAGTGTGATGAGTGTGGGAAGAGCTTCAGGAGGAACTCCCATTATCAAGTTCATCTTGTGGTCCACACGGGGGAGAAACCCTACAAATGTGAGGTATGTGGGAAAGGCTTCAGTCAGAGTTCCTATCTTCAAATCCATCTGAAGGCCCACAGCATAGAGAAGCCTTACAAGTGTGAGGAGTGTGGGCAGGGCTTCAATCAAAGTTCCCGACTTCAGATTCACCAGCtgatccacactggagagaaaccccaCAAATGTGAAGAGTGTGGGAAGGGATTCAGTCGTAGAGCGGACCTCAGAATTCACTGCAGAatccacacaggagagaaaccatataaTTGCGAGGAGTGTGGGAAAGTTTTCAGGCAGGCCTCAAATCTTCTGGCCCATCAGAGAGTTCACAGCGGAGAGAAACCTTTCAAATGCACAGAGTGTGGGAAGAGCTTTGGTCGCAGTTCACACCTTCAGGCCCATCAAAAGgtccacactggagagaagccatACAAGTGTGAGGAGTGTGGGAAGGGCTTCAAGTGGAGCTTGAATCTTGACATGCATCAGAGGGTCcacacaggggagaaaccctACAAGTGTGGGGAGTGTGGGAAGCACTTCAGTCAGGCCTCAAGTCTTCAGCTTCACCAGAGCgtccacactggagagaagccgTACAAATGTGATGTGTGCACCAAGGTCTTCAGTCGGTCTTCACAGCTACAGTCTCACCAGAGAGTCCACACAGGGGAGAAACCTTACAAGTGTGAGACCTGTGGTAAGACATTCAGCTGGCGATCCAATCTTACCATCCATCACAGGATCCACACTGGTGATAAATCTTATAAAAGCAGTAGGACCGGTAAGAACAACAGAGAATCTACCCAGGAAAACAGTTGtataaaatga